From the Leptolyngbya sp. CCY15150 genome, the window CGCCCCGTGGCTGGAATCTGATAGAAAATATGCTCGGTGCTGTCTACAGCGCTCACGGATGACCAAATGCGATCGCTTGTATCCGTTGCATCAGCAGGCATCAAGTACAAATCCAGGTTATTGAGTCCCCCGTCGATAAACGTTTCGTCTACGTCAAAAAGCTCGTTGCCATTGCGATCGCTGAGGGTTACCTGGCGATTCCAAGCAAGGGTCACCGATAGATAGCTATTGGCCGCTAGGGGCGTATTGAAGACGTAATCTCGATACGCTGGCGCATCGTTCGTCAACCCCACCTGATCATAATCCCACCCGATCGCCGCAATGGGATCGGATGCTTTCCATTGTCCGCCGCTAAATTGTTGATAGGCCCGAAATGCATTCAGGTGTCCTGTTCCCAGTTCCGCATCAAGGGGAATGGCTGGGTTGGTGTAGGCATCGGACTCTAGCCAGTTGCGGTTACGCTGGTCAATAATGGTGCGTCGCATTCCTAGATTGAGTCCATCGCCCTCATCTTCAATCTTGTCGGCAGAGTTGAGTAAAATCACCTTGCTAACTTCTGACTGACGGGAGTCTAGGCTCCAGTTGGGGGATTCGTTCCGCAGTTGGCGATCGCCAAATTCTTGAATCAGCGCCACGGCGGCGGTCACGTGGGGTGCGGCAAAGCTGGTGCCGGTACTGCGAGTTGTAGTGCCATCAGGGTTAAACATTTCAATGCCGGTGCCCGGTGCCACCAGCGTAATCGAGCGGCGGGCGCCCACATTGCTTTCCAGCTCGGGCAGTCGTCCAATCACCACCTCTGGTTCACTGCCTAGGTTGGAGACATCGACTTTGATAAATTCCCCATCAATCTGCCGAGAATTGGAGACATTCATGCCGTTGAAATTATCCGTGGGAATGGGAATCCCACCCCGTCCTTGGTTGCCAGCAATCACGTACAGCACATTATGGATATTGGCAGACCAGTCAATACATTGCGTGAGTAACGCATTACCATCAAGCCGCGCATCAGGACGCGGATCGCGCAGCAGGGACTCACCAAAGCTAAAGTTGATGGCTCGGACATCATCGCCATTTTGCAGCGCTACAGTTTGAGAGGCAAGGCATTCCAGCGGTTGACCATTCCCCGGCATAAAGCCAGCGGCAGCAGAATAGAGCCGGGCTCCTGGAGCCACCCCTGTCAGCGACTTATCGGTGCTAATCATGACGCTGGCAACGTTGGAGGCGTGGCCGTCCACATAGTCGTTGGCACTGGCGGGCTCGTCTTGAAAAAAGACCTGACTCAGCCGCACGGCAAAATTTTCGGGAGCTGTTTTGTCCAGGCCAAACATGGGAGGACGACCAATTTCGACTTGCCCAATACTAATTTTTGCGCCGGTAATATTGTAGGGATCATCATGCAAGCGCCGGGCATCAATGCCGTCTTCTCCCACGGAGGTGATTAAGGCTAACGCTGGAATACCGATTAAGGATGTAGCGAGGCCGCCGATAAACCAGAGGGTTCGCCGCGCGATGTGTGCTTGAGCCATGGACTGTCATACTCCGCCAAATTGCTGAATTCTCATGGGAACGATAGGGTTCGGGGATCAATCCTATTCAAGGCGTGGGACTCACTTTGCTACACTAAGGTCAAGACACCGGAAAGCAGGAGAGACCTATGAGCCACGCCCAAACCGCTAAGCAAACTGTAATTGCCCCATCCATCCTATCAGCAGATTTTAGCCGCCTTGGCGAAGAAATTCAGGCGGTTGATCAAGCTGGAGCCGATTGGATCCATGTGGATGTGATGGACGGTCGGTTTGTGCCCAACATCACCATTGGTCCCCTGATTGTAGAAGCGATTCGCCCGGTGACCCAAAAGCCGCTCGATGTCCATTTGATGATCGTTGAACCTGAGAAGTA encodes:
- a CDS encoding S8 family serine peptidase yields the protein MAQAHIARRTLWFIGGLATSLIGIPALALITSVGEDGIDARRLHDDPYNITGAKISIGQVEIGRPPMFGLDKTAPENFAVRLSQVFFQDEPASANDYVDGHASNVASVMISTDKSLTGVAPGARLYSAAAGFMPGNGQPLECLASQTVALQNGDDVRAINFSFGESLLRDPRPDARLDGNALLTQCIDWSANIHNVLYVIAGNQGRGGIPIPTDNFNGMNVSNSRQIDGEFIKVDVSNLGSEPEVVIGRLPELESNVGARRSITLVAPGTGIEMFNPDGTTTRSTGTSFAAPHVTAAVALIQEFGDRQLRNESPNWSLDSRQSEVSKVILLNSADKIEDEGDGLNLGMRRTIIDQRNRNWLESDAYTNPAIPLDAELGTGHLNAFRAYQQFSGGQWKASDPIAAIGWDYDQVGLTNDAPAYRDYVFNTPLAANSYLSVTLAWNRQVTLSDRNGNELFDVDETFIDGGLNNLDLYLMPADATDTSDRIWSSVSAVDSTEHIFYQIPATGRYKLRVVYRNQANEPIQSYALAWWGVPSR